GATTGCTAAATCTGTGTTTTTTAACATCAACGCAATGGGTGCTGCTATGGCTCCCTTCGAATGTTTCCTTCTGTTGCGCGGTATTAAAACGATGGGATTGCGTGTTGAACGTGCACAGCAGAATGCAATAGAAATTGCCAAATTCTTAAAGAGCAAGGGACTTCAGGTCAACTTCCCTGGATTAGACCCTGACGCTAAGTCAACCGCAATCTTTTACTCCTTTGCACGTGGACCAGGTGCTGTAATGTCTGTTTTTACTGGCGACGTTGAAGTCTCTAAAACTATTGTAAACACTACTAAGCTCTTTGAAATATCGGTTTCGTTTGGTGCTGTTAACTCTTTGATCAGTATGCCCGCTTATATGAGTCATGCTTCTATCAAGAAGGAGGTTCGAGACGCTCGGGGATTGAGTGAAGATTTGATTCGCATCTGTGTCGGCATCGAAAACGTCGATGATCTCAAGGCTGACCTCGAAAATGCCCTTGCTCaagcaaattttaaacaGAATTGATTTCGTCTATGAAGGCATAGTGGTATTCACAACTAAGCTGGAGAAAGGGTTGCTTAAGTTACTAGTTGTGGTGCATAtagaattttaaatcatcaaatattaaaatgatCGAAGTTTTGCTTAAAAACATCGCTTCATCCCTACTTACATATGTGTAAATTTTAATGGAAAATATTATTGAGATATTGACCgtatataaattataattagTAATTGGCATTAGCCTACGCTTCCTAAGATGAAGCAAAAGCATTTTGAGTAACATTAGTCCTCGAATTACTAGGGATGATCCAAGTCTACAAAGAAACCAATCCAAACGTTTGAAATGTACTTTGAAATAGAAGATAAATTAATGTGTTAATGAATGTCATAAAAAACGTGAGAAACCCTGTTTGAAACGCCTATTTCAGGTACTTACTGGCATAGTACGGAAAACCAATAGAGAAGGAAATACACACAACAGCGGAGATAATTCGAGAAATAGGAtgttttttgtatttaagTTCTCTGGTTGGTGGAAGAAAACTCTTTAGATTTGAAATACCAAAACCTTTACCGTCATCCTGCATGTCATTTTGTGCCTGAAATACGAaactatttctttttattgatgGTTTGGTAGTGTTTTCACCGGGCAACAtccaatttattttttcactGTGCAATTCAATGTCACGAACGTTTCCAAAGAAGTCCGTTATTAAAATGTCATCCGGGCTTCTTCGTAAGTTGATGGGTTGGACACCAGGTGTAGAATGAATTTCATACGGATTATAGGAGTTGATCAAATCCTGCATAGTCAATTTGCTTTTACTATCAACCCTATTTTCTAAGAATTCCAAATTAGAAAAGGTGAAGCGATCGATCACTGCAACTCCAATATCGATATCAGCATGATGGGAATAAGAAGAAGTTCCCACTTCACTGCTACCAATTGCCAAGACGTTTGGCGAATAGATTTTTGTATACAAAGAATTTGCCTGGCATGTATCTACCATAAATAGGATTTCATTGTATCTCTTGTGTTGATGTATTTGCTCAATTGCATCAGCAAGGTCCTCAGAACTCAATTCTTCAGCATCttgaaatttaataaaaccaTCGCCTCCATGACCTGTCATATAAATTAGGATATTAGATCTTTCGTTTGTCAATAATCGTTTGCTGGCTGGTGTATTTTCAGGGACTCTCTCTGTCAACAATCTGATAAACGCTTCAACAGTAACTTCATAGCCCTtataatcaatttcaatttcttctccATACAAATCTAATGCTCTATCTGCATTATCAAAAACTGTTCCTGGAAACAAATTTCGAGAGTTGCAAGCGTAGTCGTCAGCTATCATCAATATAATTTGACTGTCTGGGATTCCAAGACGCTTGACTGATCTGTATATTCCTAAAACATTCGCAGTATGTCTGTAGTTGAACCAAAAACGCGAGGTAGAAATTAAGACGGCCCAATTATTTGTATGCGAACTTTCTGCAGCTATTATTTGCAGCAAATTGAGCAGCAAAAGTGCCACAAACTGAACAATCATTAAGAATGCTACTCTTCAGttgttgaaattaaataaacataaaGCCGTTTAGTAGTATCACGTTTATACAACTTTGTGACAAAGCGTAATGTTTGAGCACGATATTAGCATGTAAAGTTTTTACACGTTAATTCAGTAAACGATTCCTgcaaataattcaaaaaaaaattatcaagCCCTTTTATTGGTATATGCAGATGTAAAGTTCGACTTTGTTGTGCTTACTCGCTTACCTACTATGGTGCTCCCTTGCTAACCTGCACTTGCTTGCGACTAGAACTGTATTTTATCGAAGTAATAGTGCTCACTATAAAACATCAAGAAATTTATTCTATAAGAAAACACCTATTATTTAAGGAACTGAAACCAAATAAAACCCCTAAACCATCGATTACTCCCGAAAAATATCAAACGTGTAAGCATATGATCTGAGATACGCCTTTAAGCAATTTCGTTTACTGatagtaattaaaaaagatgaaagaaatgattAATCTAGACAGCTCCTCTGAACCCAGCATCGTTACAAAACAATTCTCTGTAGAAGAATGCTTGAGTAAACTTAAAGAGCAACATTGCTATGTACCGATGAGAACAATTGGTCGACTAAGACTCAGGAAATCTTCCGATCaaactgaaaaaaaatgttggAAAGAGAAACTAATGAAAATTCGCAGCGAACTTGAAGAATTATGGGAGCAGTCGATGATGTACGAAGAACAGAAGGAACTTACTCAATTAGGGGAAATGTTGGATAGATTGTGGGATAAACACATAAACAGTGAAGGGTCAAAGTCAGAAACTATCAGTGACACTGCCATTAGTGGTAATGATGATACTATGGAAAAGAGACTTGAACAATTTTCAGATGACACTTTGCAAGATACCCTGGAAACGGAAAAAAATCTTAACAGTAAAACTTCTGAGTCCTTGAAGTCACCAACTCTCTCATATCCGTTCGATTTGGATAGCCTTGACAAACGGATATTCAAACTAGAATCAAAAATAGGGTATGCTGATGAACCGCTTAGCGAgcttttaaacaaatgtaTGGAAAAACTTGAAATTGTTGAGCAGGATCCTCAATTTTGGCAATCCCGAATTGAATCATGGAAGCAATTACTTGctaaagattttttgaaacaccATGAAAGAAATCTTTGTTCAATAGAGAAACAAACgactttaaaaaactcTTCGTTAAAGGAATTGTGTACGGAAGAAGATATTGTTATCATGTTAGAGATTTGTTCTTCCCAACTTCCCTTCGTTGAACAGTATATGCCCATATTACCATTGTTGTTAGAACGGCTAAAGTCTTTACAGAATATGCACACCGATGCGGCTGAAGCAATTAGCAGTTGGCAGGGTTCAAAAGATGTAATGATGACTATGCAGTCTGAGTTGAACGAATGGAAAAATACAGTTGAACGCCTTgatcattcaaaattttacacACAAAGCGTAGAAGAGATGAGGAGATTATCTGACACTGTCACACAGCTTGAAAAACGCgttttaaaattgcaatAGGATAGTgctattgaatttttacgctgcatttctttgttcTGAAGTTTTTGGACGTAAGTCTTGAACGTTAAGGAATGagagtaaacaaaaatttcctaATTTCCTatatcaaagaaaaatttatttgcGATAGTATCAGAAGCTTCGTACAATTTCTGTTTTTGTTACTATATGCGTTTCATCGAGTATGCAAATAATTACATTTATTTCAGGAATATTGAAACCTAATTACTTCACAAAAAGCAATATACTTTTCACTAACCTTTGCTTCTTGTTCAAATACAGAATTGTCATAGATTTATTTGAAGTAGCTAGTTGCGTTCTACCGACCACCAGAAATTACCATTCGGTTCGCTTTCATGTAGCAGGATGCGAATTTTGGGTTCCTTACCAAATAATATAAGAAAATGTACATTTAAGTTAATTCTACAAAAACGATATTCCCATACCGACATACTTAAGGAACTACTGTACGATATAAGTGATTCACAGAAATTTATACCTTCGGCATCTCCCATCGCGTCTAACTTATTACGGGTATCTTCTTATGGAAAATTATCCTCCTTGTTTATTGAATATTCTAAAGCAcgttcaaaaaaagagtttgaCCAACTCAGAACTTCGGATTTTCAATCAATATTACGGTCCGTTGTTTGTCccaaaaatggaaaaaacatCCGACATCGTGATCGTGATTTAGtttctttacaaattaaGCTAATCCTTCAAGATGCTGATCGTTTGGGAATTCAATTTAACATTGTTGACTATACCCATATTTTACGGGTTGCAATGTATACTGGGAACAAGCATATACTTGAATATATAGTAGCAAGAGTAAAGGAGAAAAGAATCCGCCCAAGTGTCGATTACTTTAATGCAATTCTCGGTGTAATTGGGGGAAACAGATGGTCGCTTTCTAAATTCCAGAGTCCTGCTTTTAGAGGATCACCGGTAACGGAACCTGTCTCTGGTAAAATGCTTGATATGATTGAAGTcgattttccaaattacGATTTGGTACCTAATTCTACTACATATGATTATCTGATGGTGGGTTTATCTCGAGATGGAAAGATTCGAGAGATTTACGATCTTATAGATACCGTTTGGGGGATAAACGAAAATTCATCTAGTAAAAAAGTTGACTGTGGAAACGTTACATTTCCTACACATCATACAGTATTTTCAATCATTTCTGCATTAGGATATTTAGGTGATGTCTCAAGTGCAGTATCTCTGTCAAGGAAGCTTACTTCtgtttataaaattaattttcctGAGTTAGCCTGGCGCTACATAATATATTGGTCCATTGCATCTTTACAATTTAGAGCTCCAGCTGGTCATGCacgaataaaaaatattgagcTTTTCATTCGTTTGTACTCTCAAATGTATAGGCATTGTGTTCCAATAATTGAGATATACGATAcatcaattaaattttatatgaaGCATGGGCGATTCGGGTTGCTAGAAAAAGTCTGTGAGAGTTGGACTAAACAATTTCTAGGATCATtggaaaagcaaaacaacGAAGtcaagaaaaaacatttacaACTTCTCGAAAAGCAAATATCGAAATTGATGAGATATGCAGAAACTGAACGACCTCATGATACTAAACGAGTTTCGGTTAAGTGGTCAAACGTGTTGAACCAAATTCATTCATCCGTAGGAGATCCTGCTAAACCTTGATGATCTATCCATTCACACTGTACATTccttattaaaaatttatcccttcttttttcttatatttatttctctGCTTCTGGAATTTGAGCAAATCCGTAAATAACGGTGTCTAATGTCATTTAGTAAGTCTAAAAGTGTCTAGGCatgcattttctttaaaggTTTTAGAGGACTATCGAAAATTGGTTCTAATCGCAAGTTAGGGAATGTTGATGTTAAAAGTTCTGGTTTTTTGTTATGACGAATAATATGTTATCCTTTGACAAATATTATATCGATATTAATTAATGTGCCCTTTTTAGTAATCAAAGAACTCCAGAATTGTTGTACTTGTTAAgttacttaaaaaaaatttaagtaaaatttttttgctagcATCTTAAAAAACTAAAGATTCAATGTCTTGTTGTGCATCACAATTTCTGAGTACATAACTACTGATGCTTGAGGGCTCTAATTTTCAAGctaaatcaataaatttgtaaagaCTATTAAGGTCGTcatgattttttaagacTCTTAACACTATTTAATTGCCTACCGACGCATTAAAATGCTCTTTCGTGAACTAACAAAGACTTGGGtcttttttgttcaaataAGCTACACTTCAAATGCtagttttttaagaaaatttatgGAGATTctactttcaaaattatttatcttGCAGATTTAGAATGTTCGAATTAGGCAGATTAGTTATATTCAATGCATAGGATGAATCATAAAAGTTGCTTCACTTtgatattatttaatatagCTTCATTTGTTTGAGTTCGATATATTAAGATACAGATTGCTCTTTTTTATCATATTAACAAAGGTTGAAAAGAGGTCTTGATTGTAATggtttaaaatttaaaataactAACATATGTAATTTTCCATACATCAAACATGTTTTACCTTAGGGGTTGCTATATTTAGTTTACCCAATTCAACTATATGCTTTATctcaaatttaataaaatcgaTGATGATTATTATGCTAACTGCCACAAGCGGTTAGAAGAGATATGACTCAAATATCGCAAGTGTAAAATGGACATTTAGGAGTTTTTGCTGacttgataaaaatattcatacGAGTAAACAAAGGACTGGCACGCCTACATAATGTTGAGACGAGTGATTAATATGGTTTGGTTAATTAGGTGTATTATGAATGAAAGAAGTACTGAAAGTGAAATAGAGAAGCAACTGAAATTCACAGCTTTCTCTTTAAGAACGAACGAAAAAATGACAAAAAAGCTAAAAGAAACATATAAGTGCAGCAGAAAGCTGTCCATCCCTAAAATTACGGGTAAAGAATATTAAGGAAAAGGGGATCTAGGCGTTCTCTCTCGACTAGCAGTAAACGAAAGTCTGTCTGCGAGAACATGGCTTGAAGTGGTACGTATCGGGGGTCCATGCCACTTAGAGGGACTGCTCATTTCTAAATCATCAGAAAAATCTGCTATATCCTCATAACTTCCATTTGCAGACATAATGTACGGAGCCTTGCGACGTTGCAAGCGCAgaaggaattttttgaaacgtTGGCGCCTTTTCGGATCATACCCGAACAAAACCAAAGAGAACAGAAAGAATAAgcagaaaataaatgaaagaatAAAGAACAATTTATTAGGAAATAACCTCATCCAATGTTTTGAAGGGGATGCGATTAGCTTTCCGTATGGGTCCATATAATAATTAGCATATTCCGGTTTTGCTAGAAGTTGCTGATTTGATGCATAAAGCAATACTTGGCCTAAGGTCCAGCTCACTTCGGTGCgttctattttttctaaactCGTGAATGGAGAATGGTACGCAGGAATTACCGAGAGCCCATCCTTTGCATCATTACTACTTGTATTTGACTTGGGAACGTCGAATCCTTCATGAAGGACATTCAACGCCCATGATGCTTTAAAACAAAGCTTTTCAAGCTTGTTTTCATCAGTACTTGGAGTCAGCTCTTTATTATAAAGACGGGAAAGCATGGTTTCCCACTCTGTACCACAATACTCGtcaacttttttgtaaaaattagGGAAATGATAGCTACCGCCCATATCAAACACATCATTAGTCGTATACCAAAATTCCGAGACCCCAACAAATTCAGTATTTGCAAAATCAACAGGAGGAATAGATATTCCATCAAAGTTACAAGGGTCCATGGAGCATGGCttgtctttatttaatagaTTGTAAGTCAGTTTCAAGCATTGTTTCAAATCTCCAGTACCGGCAAATTCGATCCCATCGATATCATAAGTTCGTCCACGCAAGGAACACGGATCGCTTAAAGTGTTGCCAACTTTTCCGTTTTCGCTTTCTATTAACAGTCCCAAATACCTGCGGTAAGCTTCATTAGCGCCAAAACCGAGCCAGGTAGTAACAAACAAAGGATATTCCAATTGCTGACCATTTTGTAGTCCTATGTGAACGGTCGAAATACTATCCTTGTAATTTTTGAGCTGAGATGGGGGAAGTTCAAAAGCAATTTGCACACTCGCACCGCCCATATCTAAAAAACCAACCGTTGACgtatctttttcttcaagtGTCTTAAGGAGATAGTTCGTAGCTAGCCAACCATACATACCTTCAGCTTTGCCATCAATTACACGGATTGAATTTGAGCAATTAGGTATGTCGAAATcgtaattctttttaatatatctACAAGCATGCGAaagtattttgttttgggCATCAACGCCCAGTAAACGCATACCAGCTGTAGCACTTAGGAAAACCGGAGTTTCTTTATGTACATCTTTGGGAATAGCATGAGCAGCAAAATCCAGGAGTTCTTTCAAATGCTTCTTCCCTACATGCTTAGGGTTATTGGCAAAGGAAGAAATTCCAGGTTGAACCTTTAAAGACCATTTACCACCATCCCCAATCCCTGTCTCGATTAAtggtaatttttttactttatcaCTTAAAGAGGAATCGGTATCATAGTCCCAAGAATAAATTAGAAGTCTTGAACCACTAGATCCAGCGTCGATGAAAATTCCATACTTTCGAACCATTTTTAGCCACCTGCacttatttttcttaacaAAATGTCTCTTTGTCTATAAGACTGGATATTAAATAACTTCGACTCTGAAGATGGATATTTTCATCAAACCAGCCCAATTTGCCTTTTGTTTGTTGATGGTTGAAAGCGCACTATGGCGATGTGAACAATTTCAATATGGCATATGTTCCCAAGATATACATCAATAAAATTCAGTTAAATATATGTATCTGTCTTATCAATGAACCTCTATTTAACTTAATTGAAACATTGAATGAACGTTTGTAGTGGATTATGAACATTCAACTCAATGTTTAACAACTAGCGAATGTATAGGTAGCACATTTTTAGGTGGTAAATCACTATATAGTGAACTCTGtcaaaatgcaaaaaaagtaaattgaGACGAATTTAAGGACCCATTCATACGGACTATTGGAATAATCACATTAATTTTGGTCACTTGACTTAAAAGATAATGCGACTAGaattaaagagaaaaatcGAATACGCGaaaactttttgatttGTCTCTTTAATTTGCTTAGATGTCAAATACTGTTAGTACCAACAGATTGACAATGTTTTGATAACAATCATCAACAATTTACTTCAGAACTGTTTTAATagagaaaataattgtATCCTTCAAATTTCAACGGTTTAACACTGTTTAAGATTTAAAATGTCATTTACTTACAAGTATTTCATGCACTTTGCTTTAAGATCACAGTAACGGTTCTTCGTAGAGATATTTGACGGCTTTCAGTTCGCATTCTATATTAACTTGTGTTTTAAAGTTTTGATTGAGAGAACGTTTATCCCATTTGACGAACATTTAGATAATTGATCAGTTATCTAGACGggagaaatgaaaaatatttaaactCGTATGAACAATAAATAACACAAATGCAATgcatccaaaaaaaattataaaatcCATTTACAAACCATAACCATATCACATAACACGAAAACGAGTAGAATTTTAATCCAATTCAATACTCAGAAACTTAGaggttttttaattgtCTAAAAATCCAAAGATTTAACAGGCTGTTTTTGAGGATTCGTGTTTGAAATCTTCGTATCCTTTTGCTCATCATCCAGTGGAGGAAGGACCCATGGTTCAATGGTAAATCTTCTTTTCGATACAGTAAATGAGAGGTCTCCAGCTTCATTAGAGTTTGCATGATTGGTAAATGGAAGTGCTAAGGGAAGCTTATGGATACGGAAAAGTCCTAATGGTTGTGTAACTAAACCGTTAACAGTTTCTTTGACCGGGAAAGGATGCAAAGAGAATACGGCGGATGCAAGGTTTTCTAgccaaaaaatttgctcGCAATCTCTTGAAAACAAAGTAGAAGGAACTGAACACATACATATCAAGTGCACCGAAGTAGTGCATTTGATGAGCGATGAAAGTGTGTGAATAAATCTTATGAAATGCTGCGGATGAGTAGCACGGATAGAATAGAAGGCTGGGGACAAAATGGATGGAAGAACTAACCTGCATACCGTACCTGGAGTCAGAGTAGATAAGAATCTCGTTAGACTTTCAATGACAGGGGCGTAAGGATTAGACCCTGTTTCCAAAGGGAATGGAGAAACAGCGTATTTCATATCGCTTTTCACTATCAAATTCTTTGACAAATCAAAGGAGTGAGTATAGCCAGGAGGAATCATATCAAGGGTCGGTGCCTTGGTTTTGGAGACTTGTTCATACCTCCAGGcaattttcattctttcTTGCTGGGGATTTTTAGAGGGAGGAGAAGAATGATTATCCTCTCCAGCTgaattttcgttttt
Above is a genomic segment from Schizosaccharomyces pombe strain 972h- genome assembly, chromosome: III containing:
- the gpi8 gene encoding pig-K, producing MIVQFVALLLLNLLQIIAAESSHTNNWAVLISTSRFWFNYRHTANVLGIYRSVKRLGIPDSQIILMIADDYACNSRNLFPGTVFDNADRALDLYGEEIEIDYKGYEVTVEAFIRLLTERVPENTPASKRLLTNERSNILIYMTGHGGDGFIKFQDAEELSSEDLADAIEQIHQHKRYNEILFMVDTCQANSLYTKIYSPNVLAIGSSEVGTSSYSHHADIDIGVAVIDRFTFSNLEFLENRVDSKSKLTMQDLINSYNPYEIHSTPGVQPINLRRSPDDILITDFFGNVRDIELHSEKINWMLPGENTTKPSIKRNSFVFQAQNDMQDDGKGFGISNLKSFLPPTRELKYKKHPISRIISAVVCISFSIGFPYYASKYLK
- the jnm1 gene encoding dynactin complex subunit dynamitin, which gives rise to MKEMINLDSSSEPSIVTKQFSVEECLSKLKEQHCYVPMRTIGRLRLRKSSDQTEKKCWKEKLMKIRSELEELWEQSMMYEEQKELTQLGEMLDRLWDKHINSEGSKSETISDTAISGNDDTMEKRLEQFSDDTLQDTLETEKNLNSKTSESLKSPTLSYPFDLDSLDKRIFKLESKIGYADEPLSELLNKCMEKLEIVEQDPQFWQSRIESWKQLLAKDFLKHHERNLCSIEKQTTLKNSSLKELCTEEDIVIMLEICSSQLPFVEQYMPILPLLLERLKSLQNMHTDAAEAISSWQGSKDVMMTMQSELNEWKNTVERLDHSKFYTQSVEEMRRLSDTVTQLEKRVLKLQ
- the ppr6 gene encoding PPR-repeat protein ppr6 gives rise to the protein MRILGSLPNNIRKCTFKLILQKRYSHTDILKELLYDISDSQKFIPSASPIASNLLRVSSYGKLSSLFIEYSKARSKKEFDQLRTSDFQSILRSVVCPKNGKNIRHRDRDLVSLQIKLILQDADRLGIQFNIVDYTHILRVAMYTGNKHILEYIVARVKEKRIRPSVDYFNAILGVIGGNRWSLSKFQSPAFRGSPVTEPVSGKMLDMIEVDFPNYDLVPNSTTYDYLMVGLSRDGKIREIYDLIDTVWGINENSSSKKVDCGNVTFPTHHTVFSIISALGYLGDVSSAVSLSRKLTSVYKINFPELAWRYIIYWSIASLQFRAPAGHARIKNIELFIRLYSQMYRHCVPIIEIYDTSIKFYMKHGRFGLLEKVCESWTKQFLGSLEKQNNEVKKKHLQLLEKQISKLMRYAETERPHDTKRVSVKWSNVLNQIHSSVGDPAKP
- the ynd1 gene encoding nucleoside diphosphatase Ynd1 yields the protein MVRKYGIFIDAGSSGSRLLIYSWDYDTDSSLSDKVKKLPLIETGIGDGGKWSLKVQPGISSFANNPKHVGKKHLKELLDFAAHAIPKDVHKETPVFLSATAGMRLLGVDAQNKILSHACRYIKKNYDFDIPNCSNSIRVIDGKAEGMYGWLATNYLLKTLEEKDTSTVGFLDMGGASVQIAFELPPSQLKNYKDSISTVHIGLQNGQQLEYPLFVTTWLGFGANEAYRRYLGLLIESENGKVGNTLSDPCSLRGRTYDIDGIEFAGTGDLKQCLKLTYNLLNKDKPCSMDPCNFDGISIPPVDFANTEFVGVSEFWYTTNDVFDMGGSYHFPNFYKKVDEYCGTEWETMLSRLYNKELTPSTDENKLEKLCFKASWALNVLHEGFDVPKSNTSSNDAKDGLSVIPAYHSPFTSLEKIERTEVSWTLGQVLLYASNQQLLAKPEYANYYMDPYGKLIASPSKHWMRLFPNKLFFILSFIFCLFFLFSLVLFGYDPKRRQRFKKFLLRLQRRKAPYIMSANGSYEDIADFSDDLEMSSPSKWHGPPIRTTSSHVLADRLSFTASRERTPRSPFP
- the elp4 gene encoding elongator complex subunit Elp4; the protein is MSFKRKAAPQIAPTNLPTGVRLSSKDARWITSSGSSSFDYYLSGGIPMKSLLVIEEDSMDYASVLLKFFAAEGLKQDHVIWLGPSIGEMWFRQLPGDSDRPNKNENSAGEDNHSSPPSKNPQQERMKIAWRYEQVSKTKAPTLDMIPPGYTHSFDLSKNLIVKSDMKYAVSPFPLETGSNPYAPVIESLTRFLSTLTPGTVCRLVLPSILSPAFYSIRATHPQHFIRFIHTLSSLIKCTTSVHLICMCSVPSTLFSRDCEQIFWLENLASAVFSLHPFPVKETVNGLVTQPLGLFRIHKLPLALPFTNHANSNEAGDLSFTVSKRRFTIEPWVLPPLDDEQKDTKISNTNPQKQPVKSLDF